The genomic window TTCAGAGTATTTGCGATGTATCCTTCACTTACCATACCACGGGGTTGTTGCGGATATTGGTGGAGGACTTGGTGGTCTAGCGCAAAATGGAATCCTAGAAAGAAGTGAAACTAATCAGCTATGGTCAGTCGGCAGAGGCGCATGCAGGTTTGTGCTTGAGGGTGCACGCGAGTCGGTGGCTACAGGCAAAGGGTACGGTCTGTGTGTGCGTGTTGTGCATAGTGTTGTGGTCGCCTGATTTGATTGTAAATCGTGTAGAGCAAAGGAGGCTTCTGTGGCGCCGGAGCAACAATTTCGGTGAGCACATGGACTTGATGCAGGGAGGGTCGTCGAAGATAAGGACGGCGGCCCGGCCTACACATGATGGAACACACATTGCCGACGATGCGGTACCAGGGCTAGAGAAGAGATCCCAAGGTATGCATGAAGCCTTCTTAGTTAGTTTTTTAGTTGAGCGACTGCATAACTGAAGAATTTTGTGTGTGTAGTCTTTCAAAGTTGATTCAGACATAGCCTTACAATTCAAGAGCAACGGTGTCTGAACTTTTCAAAATTATATCAATTATTATACTGTTTTTGGATTGTTGATGAGAGATGTAGATTTGTGATACTGGTTGCAATGAAGTTTGGTTCAGTAATTCAGTGTTTAGACATACAAGATACTATACTATAGCTCAGGATTAAAAAATTGGTCACTTTGTTTCATTCTAGAATGCCCGCCGCAGTACTGCATTGCCACTATCTTCAAAGACGCGTCGCTGGATGTTGTTAGGGATTTCTTCTGGGATGATGACTTCCGGGTCAAGAACACTTGGGACAATATCTGCAGCACGAGATTGAACGACGGGTGCACAAAGACTGGAACAATGGTTGTTTGCTGGGTCAGGAAGGTGAGGTATCTGCGTGATATCCCTGGCAATATTTCTGGAATGCATTACAAACTATATAAGTTTTGCCGTCACTGCTTGCCTTGCCTGTGCAGTTTCCATTCTTCTGCAACGACAGGGAGTATGTTATCGGTCGCAGGGTCTGGGCATCGGGAAAGACGTACTACTGCGCTAATAAGGTATGTGATGAAATAGTACAACTTTATATGTTAGGGTTCCTTTACGACAGGGAGTATGTTATCGGTCACGTGATTGCTTTTACAGCCATTTTCAGGGTTCCTTTACTACTATACATGAGATGGAAACTCTTCCTGTTTTTGTTCCATGTTCCCATTTGCAAATTTTCATCACGTGATTGCTTTTACAGCCATTGCCGCTTCATCCATATTTGGTTATGATGCACTGCATTCTATATCCATCAGTTCCAAGCATATTTCTCCTTTCTATCTGTAGTTCCTCACACTAGATAAGCGAAGGACGATGCATAATAtgatccctccctccctctctctctctatatatatatatctctaaATTCATGGTAGCAAGAATCACTACGTACTGATACTAATTAAGCTATACCTTTCAGGTGTTTTATGAAAtgtcctccgtccgaaaatacttgtcatcaaaatgaataaaaggagatCACAATGTTGGACACGACCACCTAAGAATTGAATATTTTTAGTTGGAATACTATTTTAATGATCAATCACAATGTTGGACGCGACCACCTACTTACTCCCGAGACTTTAAGTCTTTGGTGGCTTAAGCACAATATGCCCGGCATATGTTCTACATCTGCGGCATGTAATGACCCTACTGGCATTTCAAGAGGTCTGTAAATACAACACTCTTCCAAAGTATTTCCAAGTAAGTGTTCACCTCGTGAGATTTATTAAATGTTTTAGATATCTCGCTTGTGAATGCTCATCGGTAGCTAATATCCTGAGTATTTTGATAACGGGTTTAGGTCTGGACGGTTATTGAGCCTGCATTGATGAAATAGTTGACGAAGAAGGAACTGAAGGTTATTGAAGCTGCATTTAAGAATCTTGGTTGATGAGCTGATATCTGACCAAAAAATCAAGAACTAGAAGCAAGCCTGACATCCTTTTTCTGTAATCGGTATGTTCTCGGTAGCAACCCTGTCATCCTTTTCTATCCACATCATGCTTAGGGGGCGTTTGGATTAGCACCAACGCCGACCCTATCTGTTTTTTGGCATGCCCTTGCGATTTGGGCCCTGTTTGGACCATCGCCAAAATATTGGCTCGCCCTGGTTCGCCCCGAAGGCTCAATGTTACTTCTGTCAACTCGTGGGCGCATCGAGGGCGCCGAAATTGGTC from Triticum aestivum cultivar Chinese Spring chromosome 3B, IWGSC CS RefSeq v2.1, whole genome shotgun sequence includes these protein-coding regions:
- the LOC123072575 gene encoding uncharacterized protein isoform X2 codes for the protein MDLMQGGSSKIRTAARPTHDGTHIADDAVPGLEKRSQECPPQYCIATIFKDASLDVVRDFFWDDDFRVKNTWDNICSTRLNDGCTKTGTMVVCWVRKFPFFCNDREYVIGRRVWASGKTYYCANKVFYEMSSVRKYLSSK
- the LOC123072575 gene encoding uncharacterized protein isoform X1, producing MDLMQGGSSKIRTAARPTHDGTHIADDAVPGLEKRSQECPPQYCIATIFKDASLDVVRDFFWDDDFRVKNTWDNICSTRLNDGCTKTGTMVVCWVRKVRYLRDIPGNISGMHYKLYKFCRHCLPCLCSFHSSATTGSMLSVAGSGHRERRTTALIRCFMKCPPSENTCHQNE
- the LOC123072575 gene encoding uncharacterized protein isoform X3, whose amino-acid sequence is MDLMQGGSSKIRTAARPTHDGTHIADDAVPGLEKRSQECPPQYCIATIFKDASLDVVRDFFWDDDFRVKNTWDNICSTRLNDGCTKTGTMVVCWVRKGVCYRSQGLGIGKDVLLR